A window of Acidimicrobiia bacterium genomic DNA:
CCTTTGGTCGACTCCGACATGACAGCCATGTTGACGGAACACCTTCCTGGCGTCGGGGCCGATGTTATTGCCCATGTCGTCGACCGGGCTTCTGGCTTCCCGCTCTACGCCGCCGAGATCGTCCGAATGCTCACGAACGAGGGTTCGCTTGTTCAGGTCGGCGGCGGATGGGAGTTCCACGGCACGGCTGAAAATCTGGCGGTTCCCGACACGCTTCAGGCGGTCATCGAAGCCCGATTGGATCGGCTCGAACCAGACGTGCGGTCCGTGCTTCAAGACGCCTCGGTTCTCGGCTTGAGCTGCACTGCGGCTGGTCTCGCCGCGGTCGGCAACTCCGCGGATCTCGACAGCAAGCTCCGCCAACTGATCCAGTTGGAACTGCTCGAGGTCGAAGACGACCCCCGATCCCCCGAACGCGGCCAGTACCGGTTTGTTCAGGGTGTCATCCAGGAGATCGCCCATGGACGACTCCATCGGGCCGACCGCCGTGACCGCCATCTGGCGGCCGCCGAATACTTCCAATCCTTCGATGATCCGGAGTTGGCCGGCGTCGTATCCACCCATTATCAGAAAGCGTTCGACGCTTCGCCGCAGGGTCAGCAACGAGACGAACTCCAACGTAGGGCCATCGAGGCGCTCGTCACCGCCGCTGAACGCGCGGCCAGTCTGCATTCCGACGGTCAGGCGATGGACCTGTATGACCAGGCGATCGCTTTCACCACGGACAAAGTCGAGCAAGCAACCTGGATCCTACGCTCCGTGGCGTCCGCCAGCGACGCTGGGGCCTTCGAACGGGGAATCGCCTATCTCGATCTGGCCGACCGGGCCTTCCATGACGCAGGGGATGAAGAAGGATTACGCCGGGCAGCCACCCTGCGCAGCTACCTGTTCAACGGGTCGTTTTCCTCTCCGAGTGCCGTCGCTACGATCGAACCGTTCTATCTGGGTCTCAAAGAGATCAACGACGATGTCACCCTGGGTGTTGCAGCAGAAATGGCGCGTGGATATTCATTGACCGAACGAACCGAGGAAGCGGTGGCGGTGGCGGATCGTGCCCTACCGGTGGCCAATCGGCTCGGCCGGACCGATCTCATCGCAGAATTATTGGTGACGAGAGCTACTGCGCTCGCTTTCGCGGGGCGCAGTATCGAAGGTATGGCCGGCCTCCGAGGAGCCCTAGAGATCTCAGAGCAGGAAGGGCTACTCAACACGGCTGTCCGTTCGGTCAATAACCTTGTGTCAGTAATGTCCGCATACAGCTTTGCTGCGGCGCAGGCGCTGCAAGCCCGGTTCCTTGAACTTACCGAGCGGATTGGCGGCTCAGATTGGATCGTACGAGCCAAGCTGCACATGTCAGATGCGGCGTCGGGACGCGGCGCCTGGGGCGAACTCCTGGACTGGGCGGACCAGATGGAGGAGCTCGCCACCGACCGATTGTGGGTGGACATCATTGACAGCGTGCGCACCTCGGCCGACTGCTTCCGGGGCGTAGACGGCGCGAGAACCAAGTGGTTGACAATCGTCGACAAACTCGACAGCGACGACCCTCAGACTCACGCGAATATGGAAGGTCTCCGGGCGACGGCCACGATGCTAGAGGGCGACTGGCAGGAGGCGTATGACCATGGGCTCGCAGCGGCGGAGATGGATTGGTCGGGCCTAACAATTGCCGCCCGGGCGGCGGTCCGACTGGGCGACGTCTCGTTGTTGGATGCCGTTGAAGCATCAATCGATGGCTGCGCTCAAGGGCCCGCCAGAACCACGCTCCACGCCATGTGCGCGGCGACCCGACGAGCGATGCTCGGCGACAAGGGGGGCGCCGCACAGGCCTTCGTGATCCTCCTCGGCCTCATGTCTGGTGTCGCCACGGAAATGATTCTGGTCCAGGTCAAGCTCATGTTTGCCGAGTTGGTCGGACTCGACAATCCCGCCGCCGCACAGGCCGCCCAAGAAGTTGCCGACTGGATCGAACAGACCGGTACGTATGGCCTGCTCGCCTCCTCAAGCGTATTGGATGCTCCGGTCTCTGCCGCCGAAGCAGGCTGACATGAGCGAACTCGAAGACGAGCTAATCGAAGACAAAGCAGTCCTGCCGCTTGAGCTGTTCTTCGACCTGGTGTTCGTGCTCGGTATCACCCAGACGGTGGCCCTGGTCGCCAACGGCCATGACGACCAAGCCTTAGGTCGAGCCTTCCTGGTGTTGGCCATGCTGTGGTGGGCGTGGACCCAGTTCAGCTGGACGGCCAATTCAGTCGACCTACGACCGCCCCGCGTCCGGTTCGCCTTTTTCGCCGCGATGGGTGCCGCGCTCATCATGGCCGTGTCAGTGCCGACTGCTTTCGAAGATGGCGGTCTGTGGCTGGCGGCTGGCTACGTCGTGGTGCGAGGCATCGGCGTCTGGCTGCACCTGTCCGGCACGACCGACCCCAAAACACTGGCCGGCGTTCGCCTCTTCGCGGCTGTGTCGTGGCCCGGGCCGCTCGTCTTTGTGGTGGGGGCCCTCGTCGACCCACCGGGCCGTTCGTGGTTTTGGTTGGTGGGCTTCCTCCTGGAGATTGGAGCTGCGGGACTCGCCGGAGGGTCAGCCTGGCATCTGCGAGCCGGTCACTTCGCCGAAC
This region includes:
- a CDS encoding AAA family ATPase: MTDFLDFTDEQQRTTASLLPPKQVCNTRSRLSQSWRDTSIFCGNCGKENPEDSKFCRACGHGLAATCPKCSAKVTPGDSFCGNCGNQIGAATAALQPAPAETATAGSDAEKRFVSVLFADIVAYTTFSEGRDPDEVRDLLTVYFDRARAIIEKFGGFVDKFIGDAVMGVWGAEATREDDCERSVRAALELVSMVAALGEEQGHEGLQLRAGVNSGSTSVGPGGNEKGLIVGDLVNAAARLQSAAEPGTVLVGGATHDVTSRSIVYESRGNLEVKGKTELVEAWRAVRPAGRVGREVSGRELPFTGRDREMRLLKDMLEATSTEQRARLVSITGEAGIGKSRLGREFMNHVDGFSETVFWHQGRSPSYGDGLPMWAVGEMIRQRAGIAEEEEPSRALTRLRTCLAGYVPDDQDRPWIEGWLAGLLGLGDMPSGGGSELHSAIRAFFQSIATQGTTVLVFEDLHWADASQVEFVGELVDRSTRSPILVVTLARPELLGRFPGFGSTQRSSMSVSLAPLVDSDMTAMLTEHLPGVGADVIAHVVDRASGFPLYAAEIVRMLTNEGSLVQVGGGWEFHGTAENLAVPDTLQAVIEARLDRLEPDVRSVLQDASVLGLSCTAAGLAAVGNSADLDSKLRQLIQLELLEVEDDPRSPERGQYRFVQGVIQEIAHGRLHRADRRDRHLAAAEYFQSFDDPELAGVVSTHYQKAFDASPQGQQRDELQRRAIEALVTAAERAASLHSDGQAMDLYDQAIAFTTDKVEQATWILRSVASASDAGAFERGIAYLDLADRAFHDAGDEEGLRRAATLRSYLFNGSFSSPSAVATIEPFYLGLKEINDDVTLGVAAEMARGYSLTERTEEAVAVADRALPVANRLGRTDLIAELLVTRATALAFAGRSIEGMAGLRGALEISEQEGLLNTAVRSVNNLVSVMSAYSFAAAQALQARFLELTERIGGSDWIVRAKLHMSDAASGRGAWGELLDWADQMEELATDRLWVDIIDSVRTSADCFRGVDGARTKWLTIVDKLDSDDPQTHANMEGLRATATMLEGDWQEAYDHGLAAAEMDWSGLTIAARAAVRLGDVSLLDAVEASIDGCAQGPARTTLHAMCAATRRAMLGDKGGAAQAFVILLGLMSGVATEMILVQVKLMFAELVGLDNPAAAQAAQEVADWIEQTGTYGLLASSSVLDAPVSAAEAG
- a CDS encoding low temperature requirement protein A: MSELEDELIEDKAVLPLELFFDLVFVLGITQTVALVANGHDDQALGRAFLVLAMLWWAWTQFSWTANSVDLRPPRVRFAFFAAMGAALIMAVSVPTAFEDGGLWLAAGYVVVRGIGVWLHLSGTTDPKTLAGVRLFAAVSWPGPLVFVVGALVDPPGRSWFWLVGFLLEIGAAGLAGGSAWHLRAGHFAERHGLIYIIAMGEGIVAIGIIAARGPLDSVVAITMLLAVAAAALLWWSYFDRFAEHVEDALREAGEAQGVIARRRLVARPFPDDCRRRVVRGRRRRNRRHPGDHLESFTRLLLALSIGLAMLAQSGVV